Proteins encoded in a region of the Rutidosis leptorrhynchoides isolate AG116_Rl617_1_P2 chromosome 9, CSIRO_AGI_Rlap_v1, whole genome shotgun sequence genome:
- the LOC139869019 gene encoding uncharacterized protein has product MAWVKWDDILVPYGAGGLNIGSLRAKNLALLSKWWWRFHVGKDAFWVKIIKSIYGREGGLGTSSNICSGSIWRYIIGVDSYLSKFDLSFNLSFTREIGNGLDTLFWKDLWIGNHRFKDLFPRLFQLEVFKDARVGDRVRKGIEGIYFNWQWTRTVSGRSLDELMQLQNSLQTVQFANSGIDSWKWHWDCSGTFNTSEMSKRIHEKLLNSSLQDLETVRNKYVPKKIEIFAWRSIRKRIPTRVELDKKSIDLDSVRCPICDDDLETVDHALVFCKFASDIWLKVFEWWNLNAVSIFSVEEIFKDSCPLPVSSNNGVIWQAVKWISGYLIWKNHNKKVFGKNSTSILTVFNEIQCKSFEWICTRSKRSKLDWHI; this is encoded by the coding sequence ATGGCATGGGTAAAATGGGACGACATTCTTGTTCCATATGGGGCGGGAGGGCTGAATATAGGGTCTTTAAGGGCAAAAAACCTAGCTTTGCTTtctaaatggtggtggcgttttcatGTTGGAAAAGACGCATTTTGGGTTAAAATAATTAAAAGCATTTATGGGAGGGAAGGGGGGTTGGGTACTTCATCTAACATTTGCTCGGGTTCTATTTGGCGTTATATCATTGGTGTGGATTCTTATCTTTCCAAGTTCGATTTATCGTTTAACCTTTCTTTTACTCGTGAAATTGGAAATGGTTTGGATACTCTTTTTTGGAAAGATCTTTGGATAGGTAATCATAGGTTCAAGGATCTCTTTCCAAGATTATTTCAATTAGAAGTGTTCAAGGATGCAAGAGTTGGTGACCGAGTTCGAAAAGGCATCGAAGGTATTTATTTCAATTGGCAGTGGACTAGGACAGTTTCGGGTAGATCCTTAGACGAGTTGATGCAGCTCCAAAACAGCCTGCAAACTGTCCAATTCGCAAACAGTGGCATTGATTCGTGGAAATGGCATTGGGATTGCAGCGGCACGTTCAATACTAGTGAAATGTCGAAACGTATTCATGAAAAACTCCTAAACAGCTCACTCCAAGACCTAGAGACTGTTCGTAATAAATATGTTCCTAAGAAGATCGAGATTTTTGCTTGGAGGTCGATTCGCAAAAGGATCCCTACTCGAGTTGAGCTAGATAAAAAATCTATCGACCTTGACTCGGTAAGGTGTCCAATATGCGATGATGACCTCGAGACGGTGGATCACGCTTTAGTCTTTTGTAAGTTTGCCTCGGATATTTGGTTAAAGGTATTCGAATGGTGGAACTTGAATGCAGTTTCTATTTTCTCCGTGGAAGAAATATTTAAAGACTCATGTCCTCTTCCGGTGTCGAGCAACAATGGCGTCATTTGGCAAGCGGTTAAATGGATAAGCGGATACTTGATTTGGAAGAATCATAATAAAAAGGTTTTCGGAAAGAACTCTACGTCTATCCTGACGGTCTTCAATGAAATACAATGCAAGAGCTTTGAATGGATTTGTACAAGGTCAAAAAGAAGCAAATTAGATTGGCATATTTGA